TGCCCGAGTAAGGGGTGATGCTAACGGCAAAGGTGTGCGTCCGGTACGAGGACGACTGGACGGCCCAACTCCAGCGGTACGACGTGTTCGCGGAGTTCCTCGCATCCACGTTTCGCAACCGGCGCTACATCGGCCTCGTCGCGCTCGAGGCGGACGACCTTGACGCGGCACTCGAAGTCATCGAGGGACACGACGACGTCAGCGAGGTGCAGGTCATCGAGCGGTTCGACGCGGACAGTGCCGGTCGAACCGCCAGCACGATCTTCGTCCGCGGGCAGCTATCGCAGTTCACGCCGCTCCAGACGCTTATGTACGAGGGCTTTCTCCCGCTCGGATCGACCAAGCTCGAAAACGGCAGGGAGTGTTTCGACCTTTTGCTGGAGGGCCGCGAGGAACTGGCGGACGCGACCGACCTGCTCAGGGATTTTGGCGCCGTCTCCGTCAAGCGCGTAACCAGAGAGTTCCGCCGAGAGGTTACTCCCAGTGCGGCCGAGTGGCAGGAGGTGCTGGGGACCATCCCGGAACGCCGACGCGAGATTCTCCGCCTGGCCGTCAAGCGGGGATACTTTAAGGTGCCCCGCGAGATCACGCTGGCCGAACTGGCCGAGGAAATGGGTATCACCAAGACGACCGCGTCGAACCACCTACGAAAGGTCCAGCAGAGCATCATCGAGTTCCTCGCACCGTACGTCGCCCTAGCAGCCGAGGGTGACAGTGACTTGTAGGCGTCGTAGACGTGACCGTCGCTCCGTCGATACAGAACCTCATCGTCCCCCTCAGGTGTGTATACGTCTGCCCCGAACGGCAGGTCATTGCCGGTACATAAAGGACACACATGTTTTACAGTCGGCATACAGTCACGAGCAGTAACTATGCGAGTAATGGATACCATTCTCGTTCCGGTTCCCGACCACGACAAGTGGTCCAAAGAGACCGCAGAGGTACTGGCCGACGTCGAAACCGATCCGGAGGTTGTCCTCCTCTACACGTTCACCGACGAAGACGTGTCGTCCACCTCCGATAACCTGGGCCAGTCACCGGAGTCTGTCGACCTCGACGAACTGGCGTCCCGGAAGTCGGCTGTCCGGATGGCTTCACGCACGCTCGAGACCGCTGGAATCGATACCAACGTCGTCGGTGCCAGCGTGGACGAGGATCGAGGTGACGCAATTCTGTCGACTATCGATGACGTCGACGCGGACAGGGCGTACATATTCAGCCGAAAGCGCAGTCCGGTCGGCAAGGCGGTCTTCGGGAGCGCGATACAGGACGTACTGTTCGACAGTCCCGTCCCGATCGTCGTGGTACCGCTGGCAGCCGTGTGAGATGGGCAAACAGGATTGGGATTTACCTTCCCGAGACTCGCCCACTGGCTCGAGGAGACGCAAAACCAACACCGTGCCAACTTGTCGCCGGTCGTCCGAAGCAGAACGGCACTGGGAGAGTGTCGTCCGAAACTTTCAAGTCACAGAAATGATCGCCTCGATGGAGCTACACAAATCCCATAGGGCAACTCGATCTTGACCGTCGAACGTCCCGAGACGGAGTGGAATGTATGCCAGCCGAAACCGTTAGTTGCAGACATCATTGCGCCGGAAATCGAACGAGGTCTTAAAAAACGCTACAAGTGTTCGAGGCAAAGTATATCCCATTATGAGAGAGTATTTGACCAGCATGGCAAACCAAGGCACACGCCGAAAGTTCCTCAGGGATGGTAGCGCAGCAGCGACAGCGATCGGTCTCAGTGGTCTGGCCGGGTGTAGCTCGCTTTTGAGTTCGGGCAGCGGGGGCGGTGTCACTGTCGGCTCGAAGCAGTTCGCCGAACAGGAGATTCTCGGCTACCTCGGCTATCACGGGCTCGCAGAGAACACCGACCTCGATGTGGTCGATGAGGTGTCCCTCGGCGGGTCCAACACGAACTTCGAGGCACTCAAGAACGACAGCATCGACTTCTACTGGGAGTACACCGGGACGGCATGGGCGACGTTGCCGCCACAACACGACGAGGTGGTTTCCGACTCGGACGAACTCCACCAGCGCCTGAACGAGGAGTTCCCCGAGGAACACAACCTCGAGTTCCTCGATTACGCGACGTTCAACAACACGTACGTCCTCATGACGACGACCGAGTGGCAGGACGAGACCGGCGTCGAGTCGCTGTCGGGCCTCGCCGACTACGTCAACGACGGCAACACCGACATGACGATCGTCATGGACGCCGAGTTCGAGGATCGCGAGGACGGCTGGCCGGGACTGATCGAGCACTACGGCTTCGCGGACGCCGCGAGCGACCTCGACACGAGGGCAATGGAGGCCGGCCTCGTCTACCAGGCCGTCAACGAGGGCGAGTCGGAGGTCGGCATGGGCTTCAACACGAACCCCAACATCATCCGGTTCGACCTGCAGGTGCTCGAAGACGACGAGGGCTTCTTCCCGGTCTACAACCCGGCACCGCTCGTCCGGCAGGATACGCTGGAGGAGTTCGACCAGATGGTCGACCCGCTCGAGTCGATCGCAAACTCGCTGGACACAGAAACGATCCGGAAACTCAACCAGCGGGTCTCGATCGACAACGAGAACGCCGAGGACGTCGCACTGGAGTACCTCCAGAACAACGACCTGGCCTGATATGAGCCCCATCGACGCAGTCCTCGCGATGAATGCGATGGTACTGTTAGTGGATACAGTCGCCGACCTCGTGACGTACCTCGCCAACAACTCCGACGAGCTGGTGAAGCTGACTATCGAGCACATCGATATCATCGCACTCTCTATCGGGATCGCCGTCCCGATCGGCGTCATCACCGGGGCAGCGATCACTGCGCACGATCGCCTGGCGACGGTCGTCATCTGGCTGGCCGGCATCATGATGACGATCCCGAGCATCGCGCTGTTCGGCCTGCTGATTCCGATTTTTGGCATCGGCGACCCGCCGGTCGTGGTCGCGCTGGTGATGTACTCCCAGCTCCCCATCATCCGCAATACGTACGTGGGGTTACAGCAGGTCGATCCCGCAGCCATCGAAGCCGGACGGGGACTCGGGATGTCGCGTCTGCAGCGCCTCCGGCACGTCCAGTTCCCCATCGCGCTCCCGGTCATCATGGCGGGTGTTCGCAACGCGGTGGTCATCCTCATCGGCATTGCGGCCATTGGAGCGTACATCGGCGCCGGCGGTCTGGGTCGGCCGATCTTCGACGGTATCAGAGACGCCTACACGTCCCAGATCGTGGTCGCCACGATCGTCTTGTCGGCCTTGGCGCTCCTGGTCGATTACGTGCTGGGCGTCGTCGAGCAGTTCCTGCGGCTTCGGAACGGCGAGGACATCGACCGAACGCTCCCGACCCGCCTCGTACAGGGAGTCCTACAATGACGAGACCAATGATAGAATTCGACGACGTTACCAAGGTCTATCCAGACGGCACAGTCGCAATCGAGAACGTGAGCTTCGAGGTCGAAGAGGGCACGACGACGGTGCTCGTCGGCCCGTCAGGATGTGGCAAGACGACGACGATGAAGCTGGTGAACCGGCTCGAAGACCCGACGGAGGGAACCGTCTACTTCGACGGCAGTGACGTCCAGCAGCAGGACAAGATCGAGCTCCGGCGCAGCATCGGGTACGTCATCCAGGAGATCGGACTGTTCGACCACATGACCGTCGACGAGAACGTCGCGACGGTCCCCAAGTTGCTCGACTGGGACCGCGAGCGGATCGACGACCGCGTCGACGAACTACTCGAACTCATGGACCTCCCGCCGGAGAGCTACCGTGACCAGTACCCGCCGGAGCTGTCGGGCGGCCAGCGCCAGCGCGTCGGCGTCGCTCGCGCCCTGGCAGCCGATCCCGACGTCCTCCTCATGGACGAACCCTTCGGTGCACTGGACCCGATCACCCGCGAGAACCTGCAGGACGAGTTCCTCGAGATTCAAAAACAGATCAATACGACGATCCTCTTCGTCACCCATAGCGTCGAAGAGGCACTGAAGATGGGCGATCGGATCGCCGTCTTCGACGTCGGTGAACTCGTTCGGTACGACGAGCCCCGGAACATCCTCGAGGACCCCGGGAGTGAGTTCGTCGCCGACTTCATCGGCTCCGACAGAATGCTGAAACTCCTGCAGGTGACGCGCGTCGAGGAGATATACCAGACCGAAGTGGCGTCAGCCCATCAAGACGTCGTCGATGTCGTCGAGAACGGAAGCGACGGCGAGGTGGCTCCGGACGTCGTCCCCGTGCGCCCCGAGGAAAGTGCCCAGGTAGCGTTCTCTCGGATCATGCAGGCAGAGACGGAGGCGATCCCGGTCGTCGACGACGGTGAGGTGGTCGGGGTCGTGACCGAGGAGCGCATCCGGGAGGAGACTGCCGGCCCGAAGCTGACCGACACAGAGGTGGCCTGACGTGAGCACGGTCGACACCCTTGTCGGCGGCTGGCAGTTCCTCATGGAGAACTTCGACCAGTTCCTCGTTCTCCTGCGCGAGCACCTGACGATGGTCCTCCTCGCCGAGGTGCTGGCGCTGGCCGTAGCACTGCCGCTCGGCGTCTTCGCCATCCGGGACGAGCGGTCGAAACGGGTCATCCTCAGCTTCGGGAACGTCGCCCAGACGATTCCGACGCTGGCGATCATCGCGCTCGCGTTCCCCATCCTGGGACTCGGCTTCAAACCCTCGGTCCTCGCCCTGTTCGCGTACGCCCTGTTACCGATCCTGATCAACACGATCGCCGGACTGGACGAGGTCAGCGAGGACACCGTCGAGGCCGCGAAGGGCATGGGGATGACCGAGATGGAAATCCTCCGGAAGATCCGGTTCCCCCTGGCCATTCCTGTGATCTTCGCCGGCATCCGTACGAGCGCCGTCATCAACGTCGGGACCGCCTACCTCGCGTTCTTCATCGGCGGTGGCGGCCTGGGTGTGTGGGTCATCGGGGGCATCAACCTCTTCAACATGGAGCAGATGGTCGCCGGGGCGGTTCCCGGCGCCTTGCTCGCCATCGGGCTAGACACGCTGTTCGCGATGATCGAGCGTCGACTCGGAGGACAGGTCTCGATCGACAGCGTCCCCGCCTGACCGTCCTCTTTCGACCGAGCGGCCCCGCTCCTGTGGCGTGAGAGAGACCGCGAACGATGCTGCCCGGATTCGATGCCGGATGGCGGCCCTAGCGAGGACGCTCGAACGACCAGGTACAAAGACCTTGGACATGTTCAACAGAACTGCAATGCCAAGTGGAGACACAACTGACTCTCGATGACGATCCAGTCAGGCACGAGTACGTACGACCTGGTTATCGACGGCGACCCCGTCCAGGCAGCGGCTGAGGAGCGGTTCGACACGGTCAATCCGGCGACCGAATCGGTCATCGCCTCGGTCTCGCGGGCACGGGAGGAAGACGTCGACAGCGCCGTCGCAGCAGCGCGAGACGCCCTCCCAGACTGGCGATCGATGCCGCCCCAGGAGCGGGGCCGCCTGCTCGCTGCGCTGGCAGAGAAGATCCGCGCCCAGCAAGAGAGCCTGGCGCTACTCGAGACCCGAGACAACGGCAAGCCGCTGTCCCACGCCCGGGCCGACGTCGAGACGTGTGCACGCTACTTCGAGTACTACGCCGGCGTAGCCGACAAGGTCCACGGCGACTCGATCCCGCTTACCGACGAGTACGTCGACTATACGGTGCGCGAACCGCTAGGCGTCACCGCCCAGATTATCCCCTGGAACCTGCCGACCAACATCTTCGGCCGGAGCGTCGCGCCGGCGCTGGCGACCGGAAACGTCGCCGTCGTGAAACCCGCCGAGCAGACGCCGCTGACCGCCGTCGAGATCGGCCGCCTCGCTTCTGAGGTCGGAATCCCCGACGGCGTGCTCAACGTCGTCCCCGGCTTCGGCACTGAGGCCGGCGCGGCCCTCTCTGGGCATCCCGATGTCGACGGCGTGAGCTTCACCGGCTCGGTTCCCACCGGCATCGAGGTGGGCAAGACCGCCGTCGAGAACGTCACGAACGTCCACCTCGAACTCGGTGGGAAGAGTCCGAACGTCGTCTACCCCGACGCCGATCTCGACACGGCCGTCGACAGTACGATAACCGGCATCTTCGCCAACGCCGGCCAGGTCTGCTCGGCTGGATCCCGGCTCCTCGTCCACGAGGACGTCAAAGACACGTTCCTGGACGAACTGGTCGACCGCATCGAGGAGATGTCGATCGACTCGGGCGAACTCGACCCGGACATGGGGCCGCTCGTCTCTGAGGAGCATTTCGAGAAGGTGACGCGCTACCTCGAGGTGGGCCGCACCGAGGCCGGCGACCCACTGGTTGGCGGCGAGGCCCTCGACCGCGACGGCTACTTCGTCGAGCCGACAGTCTTCGACGGCGTCGACAACGACATGCGGATCGCCCAGGAGGAAATCTTCGGGCCGGTCCTCTCGGTCATCGAGTTCGCCACCGAAGAAGAGGCAATCGAGATCGCCAACGACGTCGACTACGGGCTGGTCGCGGGGATACACACCAGCGACATCGGCCGTGCTCATCGGTTCGCCCGGGACGTCGATGCCGGCCAGGTGTACATCAATGAGTGGTTCGCTGGCGGCGAGGAGACGCCGTTCGGCGGCTACAAGCAGAGCGGCTTCGGCCGCGAGAAGGGGCTGGCTGCTGTCGACGCCTACACCCAGGTCAAAAACGTCTGTGCGAACATCGCGCCAGAATAGGTCGTCGTCCCTGATTAAAAACGCCGAACTATGTTTGCCTAAAACAGTATCCGGCGTCCGCGGCAACGTACTTGCGGATGAGCGTCGAAGTCGCACAACGCTATTTCGAGCTGATGGACAGTCCCGACGCTGGAACGGACGACGTCCTCGAGCTGTACGCCGAGGACCCGGTCGTCCACTCCTCGCGAGCCGGGGTCGTTCGTGGCCGGGAGGAGATCCGGCAGTTCTACGAGGATAACGCCGAGTTCTTCACCGGCGGCGCACACCACATGGAGGCCTTCCACCAGGACGGGAACGTCGTGGTTTGCGAGGGCTACCTCGACGGCGAGACGGCCGTCGGCCGGTCGGCCGACGGCGTCCCCCTCTGTGACGTGATGGAGTTCAACGACGACGACGAGATCGTCGCCTTCCGTGCCTACCTCGACTACCGGGGCTACGTCGACGAAGTGCCGGAGGACGTTCCGAACGTCCGGGCCGAGGCCACCAGCGAGGACGCATGACCAGTTCTGGTGACGTAACTGGCGAGACGGACGAGGCGGCCGAGACGGGCGAACTCGTCTACATCAATGGTCCGAAGGACCTCGAGTTCCGGGAGTACGAGGTACCCGAACCGGAGCCAGGCGCCGTCGTGACCGAGGTCGTTCGCGCCAACGTTTGCGGGTCGGAGCTCCACGTCTGGAAGGGCGACCATCCCCTCCAGGACTGTGTCCTCGGTCACGAGGCGCTCGTTCGCGTGGCCGACCTTGGCGAGGGCGTCGAGACCGACAGCGCCGGCACTCCGATCGAGGAGGGTGACTTGGTCGCGCCGGTCTACTTCCAGACCTGCCAGGCCTGCGAGTTCTGTCGCCGCGGCGAGTTCTACCGCTGCGAGAACGACTACGAACACACCGGGAAGTCCCCGGAGATCTGGCCGCACTTTCACGCCCCCTGGGCCACCCACTACTACATCTACCCGGACAACCACTTCTACAAGATTCCCGACGAACTCGAGTCGCACTTGAACGTCGCGGCGGCGGCCAACTGCGCGCTGTCGCAGGTAAAGTTCGGTCTCGATCAGGTCGGTCTCGAGTTCGGCGAGACGGTGGTGATCCAGGGTGCCGGTGGCCTCGGACTGAACGCGACCGTAGTCGCCAACGAATACGGCGCGGAGACCATCGTCGTCGACGGTGTCGACGAACGCCTCGAGCAGGCCAGGGCGTTCGGTGCCGACCACGTCATCGACTTCCGGGAGGACGACACCGTAGAGGCGCGCGTCGAACGGGTCGAGGAGATTACCGACGGAATGGGGGCCGATGTCGGCGTCGAGGTCGCGGGCGTCCCGGAGGCGTTCACCGAAGGGATCGAACTGCTCCGGACCGGCGGGCGCTACCTCGAGATGGGGAACGTCCGGCCGGGCCACGAGGTGGACTTCGACCCCGGCAAGCTCACCAGGAAGTCTATCGACGTCACGACGGCCGTCGAGTACGACCCTTGGACGCTCTACGAGTCGCTTCAGTTGCTTGCGGAGACGGTCGACAGCTATCCGTACGACGATCTGATCGACACCGAGTATCCGTTGTCGGACGTGGAGGCTGCACTGGAACACTCCGAGAACCGTGACGTCATTCGGGCGACGCTGATCCCATCGCAGTAATCCGCCCGAGCACGGCCACTTATTATCGCCGGGGCACTCTACAGACCAATGCTCACAGCCAAACTAAGCGTCCGATACGAGGGGGACTGGACGGCAGAGCTCGACCGGTACGACGTCACCGGTCAGTTCCTGGCCTCCACGTATCGCGACCGGCGGTATTTCGGGCTGTTCGCCCTCGAGGCCGCCGAGCACGAATGCGAAGCCGTTATCGACGTCATTCGAGAACACGAGACGACGGACACAATCGACGTGATCGAACGATACGAGGTGGAGGGGGCGGATCGGATGACCGCGACGGTCATCATCAAAGGGCAGTACTTCGAGTTCACCCCACTCCAGGTGCTCCTCCACGAGGGGTTCATCCCGCTGGCGAACTTCGGCGAGGTCCGGGACGGTCGAGAGACCTTCGACCTCCTGCTATCGAAGCGAGAAGACCTCGCGGAGGCCGTCGACCTGCTCGAGCGGTTCGGCCCGGTGACGATCGAATACGTCTCACGGGACTTTCAGCGCCGCATCACGCCCAGCGTCACCGAGTGGGCGGAGCTGTTCGAGACCGTCACGCCGCGCCGCCGGCGCGTCCTCAACGAGGCCCTCGAGGCCGGCTACTTCGACGTGCCCCGCGGCTGTACGCTCGAGGAGATCGCGGACGACCTGGGGATCGCCAAGACGACCGCCTCCCAACACCTGCGGAAGGCGGAGAAGGACCTGATGCAGTTCTTCATCAAGTACGTAAACCTGTCCGCGTGAGTGTGGACGGCGTGGTCGGCCACGCACCGTTCGACGGGGTAGCTCGCAGCTAACCTGCTCCAGACGGGCCCGGTCGTCGATACTTATAAGAACCACTATGTGTGGCAGAACCTTCGTGCCGCTGACCCTCCCCAGATGGGCTGTGAATCCCGAGACAGCACCATTCCCAGAACCGACGAACAGAGCGATGTTGGGGGACTTGCGCGGCCGAACTTCAGGGAAAGATCGATCGGTAGGCGCACGACCGGAACCGCGTCCGCAGCGGCCTCACCTTCCTCACCTGGCCGCTCGTTCCAGAGGGCCGTCCGCCGACCGCCAGAACGAGAGAGGCCAGGCTGACACACCGAGGGCGAAACCGGCCGGGAGGGGCGTCCATGGACGGTGAGCCGAACCCGGAAGGCCAGACGTCCAGGCCAACCGGTGAGGTCGTCTACTTTTACGGACCAGGGGAACTTGCGGTGCGCGAACATCCTGTGCCGGAGCCTGAGCCCGGCGCCGTAGTCACTGAAGTGGTGCGTACCAACGTGTGTGGCTCGGACGTGCACATCTCTGAGGGGCGACTCGGCGAGCCCTTCGTGGACATGGTCCTGGGTCATGAGGCGGTCTGTCGCGTCACCGAGCTCGGGCCAGGCGTCGAGACGGATTACGCCGGCAACGAGATCGCACCCGGCGACCTCGTCGCCCCGGTGTACTATCTCACTTGTCAACACTGCAGTGCCTGTGCCCGGGGGGAGTTCCACAACTGCCAGGAGTCGTACTCGTACAAGACCAAGTCACTTGAGGAGTTCCCACACTTCCACGGGACGTACGGCACGCACTACTACGTCCACCCGAACCAGCACTTCTACAAGGTTCCCGACGCGCTCACGGAGGTGCCGAGCGTGGCCGCGGCGGCTAACTGTGCGCTGTCGCAGGTTATGTTCGGACTCGATCAAGTAGACCTGGAGTACGACGAGACGGTGGTGATCCAGGGCGCCGGCGGGCTCGGACTCAACGCAACCGCGTACGCGAACGAGCGAGGGGCAGAGGTTATCGTCGTCGAAGGTGCCCGGAATCGGCTCAAGCTGGCCAAACGGTTCGGTGCAGACCATGTCGTAGACATGAACGAATACAGTAGTGTCGACGAACGTATCGAGAGAGTGATGGAACTCACCAACGGAGAAGGCGCGGACGTCGCAGCGGAGCTTGCGGGCGTGCCGGAGGCGTTCACCGAGGGCATCGAGCTCCTGCAAACGGGCGGGCGGTACCTGGAGGTCGGCAACATCAATCCCGGATCTGTCGTCGACTTCGACCCGGGGCAGCTCACTCGCGAGTCCATCACGGTCGAGGCGATGGTGCAGTACGACCCCTGGTACCTGCGCAAGGCGCTCAGCTTCCTCGCGGACACCATCGACGTGTATCCCTACGAGGACCTCCTGGACGAGACGTTCGACCTCGCGGAGTTCGAGGCGGCTCTCGAGGTGTCTGCGGGCAAAGGCGTCGGCCGCGCCTCGCTGGACCCGCAGTCGTAGCCGGGCAGACGAGGTGCTGGTCGCACCCACACCCCCGGTGCCAGCCATCGAGTCCGACCGTAGTCGACCCATGGAGAGTTCGCGTCGTGAGACGCGACGTTGGCGTTTCTTCCACGCGCCTCACGGACGATTTCGGAGGTGATTGTTGCGACAGTATCCACCTCCCCGGCAGCCTCGGCCGGCATCCACCCGACCTGTGGTGCCGTCAGTGGCCACCGTGACAACTCGACGGTTCGAGGCGATGCCCGCTCATCCGGGATCGGACGGAGATGTCATTCTTATATATAATTTATGACTATGTATAATATATCTTATTTGTGGCACGAGAGCGGCGTCCGCGACGTCTCGGATCGGTGCCCCTGTTCGAAGAGGGAGTAGGTTCTGGACGGACGGTTCCCCGGTGTCGACGGCGGCCTGTGTGGGCGCAGAAGAAGCGGCGGCCCTGGTACCCAACGCGGTGAGCGAACGCCATCGAGCAGAACAACCACGGCACGGTAGCTGGTCGACCGGCCGCCGGCGAGGCTTAACTGCGGCCGAGCGACTGCCAGGAAAGCTTCCGGGCTTCGGCCCGCAGTTCGTCGTGTTTCACCAGAACGAAGCCGGCAGAGATGGTAAGAAAGCCCAGGACACTCAGCGGCGATAGCGTCTCGGCCAGCAACAGCCAGCCCAGGACCGCGGTGAAGATGGGGGCTGCGTAGGACACCAGGTTGATCTCGACGGCGCCCAGTGCGTGAAGTAGGTGGAAGTAGATGATCGCGCTGAGCCCGCTTCCGACGACGGCCAGGTAGACGATCGCGAACAGTGCCTCACCGGTGAGGTCCACGGCCGACAGTGATTCGCCGGGCAGTCCGAGGCTCACGACGTGGAGCAAGCCGGCACCCAGGAGGTTCGACCAGCCGACGAACCCAGCGGTGGAAAGGTCACCGCTGGCGCGCTGGACGAGAACGCTCCCGAACGCCAGACAGGTGGTCGAGAGGATCACGAGTCCGGCACCAACCGTCTCTGCTCCCAGGGGGCCCGAGAGGTCGGGATTCGCGACCAGACCCACGCCGACGAAACCGAGGAAGAGACCTGTAATCCCGCGTTTCGAA
The nucleotide sequence above comes from Halosolutus halophilus. Encoded proteins:
- a CDS encoding zinc-binding dehydrogenase, whose amino-acid sequence is MTSSGDVTGETDEAAETGELVYINGPKDLEFREYEVPEPEPGAVVTEVVRANVCGSELHVWKGDHPLQDCVLGHEALVRVADLGEGVETDSAGTPIEEGDLVAPVYFQTCQACEFCRRGEFYRCENDYEHTGKSPEIWPHFHAPWATHYYIYPDNHFYKIPDELESHLNVAAAANCALSQVKFGLDQVGLEFGETVVIQGAGGLGLNATVVANEYGAETIVVDGVDERLEQARAFGADHVIDFREDDTVEARVERVEEITDGMGADVGVEVAGVPEAFTEGIELLRTGGRYLEMGNVRPGHEVDFDPGKLTRKSIDVTTAVEYDPWTLYESLQLLAETVDSYPYDDLIDTEYPLSDVEAALEHSENRDVIRATLIPSQ
- a CDS encoding ABC transporter permease, which produces MSTVDTLVGGWQFLMENFDQFLVLLREHLTMVLLAEVLALAVALPLGVFAIRDERSKRVILSFGNVAQTIPTLAIIALAFPILGLGFKPSVLALFAYALLPILINTIAGLDEVSEDTVEAAKGMGMTEMEILRKIRFPLAIPVIFAGIRTSAVINVGTAYLAFFIGGGGLGVWVIGGINLFNMEQMVAGAVPGALLAIGLDTLFAMIERRLGGQVSIDSVPA
- a CDS encoding aldehyde dehydrogenase family protein; its protein translation is MTIQSGTSTYDLVIDGDPVQAAAEERFDTVNPATESVIASVSRAREEDVDSAVAAARDALPDWRSMPPQERGRLLAALAEKIRAQQESLALLETRDNGKPLSHARADVETCARYFEYYAGVADKVHGDSIPLTDEYVDYTVREPLGVTAQIIPWNLPTNIFGRSVAPALATGNVAVVKPAEQTPLTAVEIGRLASEVGIPDGVLNVVPGFGTEAGAALSGHPDVDGVSFTGSVPTGIEVGKTAVENVTNVHLELGGKSPNVVYPDADLDTAVDSTITGIFANAGQVCSAGSRLLVHEDVKDTFLDELVDRIEEMSIDSGELDPDMGPLVSEEHFEKVTRYLEVGRTEAGDPLVGGEALDRDGYFVEPTVFDGVDNDMRIAQEEIFGPVLSVIEFATEEEAIEIANDVDYGLVAGIHTSDIGRAHRFARDVDAGQVYINEWFAGGEETPFGGYKQSGFGREKGLAAVDAYTQVKNVCANIAPE
- a CDS encoding glycine betaine ABC transporter substrate-binding protein — encoded protein: MSSGSGGGVTVGSKQFAEQEILGYLGYHGLAENTDLDVVDEVSLGGSNTNFEALKNDSIDFYWEYTGTAWATLPPQHDEVVSDSDELHQRLNEEFPEEHNLEFLDYATFNNTYVLMTTTEWQDETGVESLSGLADYVNDGNTDMTIVMDAEFEDREDGWPGLIEHYGFADAASDLDTRAMEAGLVYQAVNEGESEVGMGFNTNPNIIRFDLQVLEDDEGFFPVYNPAPLVRQDTLEEFDQMVDPLESIANSLDTETIRKLNQRVSIDNENAEDVALEYLQNNDLA
- a CDS encoding universal stress protein translates to MDTILVPVPDHDKWSKETAEVLADVETDPEVVLLYTFTDEDVSSTSDNLGQSPESVDLDELASRKSAVRMASRTLETAGIDTNVVGASVDEDRGDAILSTIDDVDADRAYIFSRKRSPVGKAVFGSAIQDVLFDSPVPIVVVPLAAV
- a CDS encoding ABC transporter ATP-binding protein — its product is MIEFDDVTKVYPDGTVAIENVSFEVEEGTTTVLVGPSGCGKTTTMKLVNRLEDPTEGTVYFDGSDVQQQDKIELRRSIGYVIQEIGLFDHMTVDENVATVPKLLDWDRERIDDRVDELLELMDLPPESYRDQYPPELSGGQRQRVGVARALAADPDVLLMDEPFGALDPITRENLQDEFLEIQKQINTTILFVTHSVEEALKMGDRIAVFDVGELVRYDEPRNILEDPGSEFVADFIGSDRMLKLLQVTRVEEIYQTEVASAHQDVVDVVENGSDGEVAPDVVPVRPEESAQVAFSRIMQAETEAIPVVDDGEVVGVVTEERIREETAGPKLTDTEVA
- a CDS encoding zinc-binding dehydrogenase translates to MDGEPNPEGQTSRPTGEVVYFYGPGELAVREHPVPEPEPGAVVTEVVRTNVCGSDVHISEGRLGEPFVDMVLGHEAVCRVTELGPGVETDYAGNEIAPGDLVAPVYYLTCQHCSACARGEFHNCQESYSYKTKSLEEFPHFHGTYGTHYYVHPNQHFYKVPDALTEVPSVAAAANCALSQVMFGLDQVDLEYDETVVIQGAGGLGLNATAYANERGAEVIVVEGARNRLKLAKRFGADHVVDMNEYSSVDERIERVMELTNGEGADVAAELAGVPEAFTEGIELLQTGGRYLEVGNINPGSVVDFDPGQLTRESITVEAMVQYDPWYLRKALSFLADTIDVYPYEDLLDETFDLAEFEAALEVSAGKGVGRASLDPQS
- a CDS encoding DMT family transporter, yielding MSSYRHFALFVALAFIWGSLFVFIKIGLPYVPPVLFAALRHDLAAVLTLAYAAAVSERWCPRSRADWWLVALGATFFVGLYNAFLFVGQGDVTSSIAAILTATNPILAAMFAWVLIPAERLSKRGITGLFLGFVGVGLVANPDLSGPLGAETVGAGLVILSTTCLAFGSVLVQRASGDLSTAGFVGWSNLLGAGLLHVVSLGLPGESLSAVDLTGEALFAIVYLAVVGSGLSAIIYFHLLHALGAVEINLVSYAAPIFTAVLGWLLLAETLSPLSVLGFLTISAGFVLVKHDELRAEARKLSWQSLGRS
- a CDS encoding nuclear transport factor 2 family protein produces the protein MDSPDAGTDDVLELYAEDPVVHSSRAGVVRGREEIRQFYEDNAEFFTGGAHHMEAFHQDGNVVVCEGYLDGETAVGRSADGVPLCDVMEFNDDDEIVAFRAYLDYRGYVDEVPEDVPNVRAEATSEDA
- a CDS encoding helix-turn-helix domain-containing protein, with the protein product MLTAKVCVRYEDDWTAQLQRYDVFAEFLASTFRNRRYIGLVALEADDLDAALEVIEGHDDVSEVQVIERFDADSAGRTASTIFVRGQLSQFTPLQTLMYEGFLPLGSTKLENGRECFDLLLEGREELADATDLLRDFGAVSVKRVTREFRREVTPSAAEWQEVLGTIPERRREILRLAVKRGYFKVPREITLAELAEEMGITKTTASNHLRKVQQSIIEFLAPYVALAAEGDSDL
- a CDS encoding ABC transporter permease, whose protein sequence is MSPIDAVLAMNAMVLLVDTVADLVTYLANNSDELVKLTIEHIDIIALSIGIAVPIGVITGAAITAHDRLATVVIWLAGIMMTIPSIALFGLLIPIFGIGDPPVVVALVMYSQLPIIRNTYVGLQQVDPAAIEAGRGLGMSRLQRLRHVQFPIALPVIMAGVRNAVVILIGIAAIGAYIGAGGLGRPIFDGIRDAYTSQIVVATIVLSALALLVDYVLGVVEQFLRLRNGEDIDRTLPTRLVQGVLQ
- a CDS encoding helix-turn-helix domain-containing protein; translation: MLTAKLSVRYEGDWTAELDRYDVTGQFLASTYRDRRYFGLFALEAAEHECEAVIDVIREHETTDTIDVIERYEVEGADRMTATVIIKGQYFEFTPLQVLLHEGFIPLANFGEVRDGRETFDLLLSKREDLAEAVDLLERFGPVTIEYVSRDFQRRITPSVTEWAELFETVTPRRRRVLNEALEAGYFDVPRGCTLEEIADDLGIAKTTASQHLRKAEKDLMQFFIKYVNLSA